A stretch of Pseudomonas sp. CCC3.1 DNA encodes these proteins:
- a CDS encoding BatD family protein, whose translation MNRFCVLLLLLCCWTLPAHALGLVASVDRDQLSSGETVELTLESNDATLFGKPDLTPLDNLFEVRGTRQVNQLTTLSDDNKATTRWIITLQPKQTGTVIIPSLQVGDYHSLPINLSVTQSSASEAELAPVFIEASLDQSSVYVQAQAILTLRVYHSVALYDDSNLTPLHLTDAIVEQLGESRTYEKMINGVRHGVIEVRYGVFPQHSGELLIPALTFSATQVDSQQANAPAPLGPKPGKMVHVTSADIPLSVKPKPEDYPANAAWLPARSLSMSETWNPEPDHSKVGDSLTRTLTLKAEGLSSAQLPPLPATEVNGLRRYPDLPQLSNQITENGLIGSREEREALVPTRVGQVELPAVEVVWWNTHEDRLERSYLPARTLQVAVNPNLTADNPGNTLAAPLRDDSNLWWWQLSTLLLACTTLIGFGLWWRARWQPAILRATQTGPSPRTLLDDIKRASLANDPHATRQALDAWARQQPETLAEMAARFVLLSDALDGLNGALYSETGQYWQGEELWKAIRSIPAAEREHDAAGEPSSLPPLYPK comes from the coding sequence ATGAATCGCTTCTGCGTTTTGCTACTTCTGCTCTGTTGCTGGACCTTACCCGCCCATGCGCTCGGGCTGGTTGCCAGCGTTGACCGCGACCAGCTCAGCTCCGGCGAAACCGTCGAGCTGACGCTGGAAAGCAACGACGCCACCTTGTTCGGCAAGCCCGACCTGACGCCACTGGACAACCTGTTTGAGGTGCGTGGTACGCGTCAGGTCAACCAACTGACCACGCTCAGCGATGACAACAAGGCCACCACCCGCTGGATCATCACCCTGCAACCCAAGCAAACCGGGACAGTGATCATTCCGTCGCTGCAAGTGGGTGATTACCACAGCCTGCCGATCAACCTGAGCGTGACCCAAAGCAGCGCCAGTGAAGCCGAACTGGCACCGGTCTTTATCGAAGCCAGCCTCGACCAATCCAGCGTTTACGTACAAGCCCAGGCGATATTGACCCTGCGCGTTTACCATTCCGTCGCCCTGTACGACGACAGCAACCTGACCCCGCTGCACCTGACCGATGCCATCGTTGAGCAACTGGGCGAGTCGCGCACCTACGAAAAAATGATCAATGGTGTGCGCCATGGCGTGATCGAAGTCCGTTACGGGGTTTTCCCCCAGCACAGCGGCGAATTGCTCATACCGGCGCTCACCTTCAGTGCCACCCAGGTCGACAGCCAGCAGGCCAATGCCCCCGCGCCGCTGGGGCCAAAACCCGGAAAAATGGTCCACGTGACCTCAGCGGACATCCCGTTGAGCGTCAAACCCAAGCCCGAGGACTATCCGGCCAATGCCGCCTGGTTACCGGCCCGCAGCCTGAGCATGAGTGAAACCTGGAACCCCGAGCCGGATCACAGCAAGGTCGGCGACTCGTTGACCCGCACCCTCACCCTCAAAGCCGAAGGCCTGTCCAGTGCGCAGCTCCCACCGCTGCCCGCGACCGAAGTCAACGGCTTGCGGCGCTACCCGGACTTGCCGCAACTGAGCAATCAAATCACCGAAAACGGCCTGATTGGCAGTCGTGAGGAACGCGAAGCGCTGGTACCGACCCGCGTCGGCCAGGTGGAGCTGCCTGCGGTCGAAGTGGTGTGGTGGAACACCCACGAAGACCGGCTGGAGCGCAGTTACCTGCCTGCGCGCACGTTGCAGGTCGCGGTCAACCCCAACCTGACGGCTGACAACCCCGGCAATACACTCGCCGCCCCCTTGAGAGATGACTCAAACCTGTGGTGGTGGCAGCTCAGCACCTTGCTGCTGGCCTGCACGACCCTGATTGGCTTCGGTCTGTGGTGGCGCGCACGCTGGCAACCGGCGATTTTACGCGCCACACAAACGGGCCCGAGCCCGCGAACGCTGCTCGACGATATCAAGCGCGCCAGCTTGGCCAACGACCCGCATGCCACACGCCAGGCCCTGGATGCATGGGCCCGGCAACAACCGGAAACCCTGGCCGAAATGGCCGCGCGCTTTGTGCTGCTGTCCGATGCACTGGACGGCCTCAACGGTGCCCTCTACAGCGAAACCGGCCAATATTGGCAAGGTGAAGAGCTGTGGAAAGCCATTCGCAGCATCCCGGCCGCCGAGCGCGAACACGACGCAGCGGGCGAGCCGAGCAGCTTGCCGCCGCTCTACCCCAAATAA